The nucleotide sequence CGCAGATACGCTGCACGATCATCCAGGCATCGCGCGGGTCGCGCCCTTTGACGATCTCTTCCATGCCGCGCCACATAGTGCCGGATGACCAGGCTTTGGTGACCTTGCCGTTTTCAATTTCGCAATCAATGCGCAGATGCCCTTCGATACGGGTAATGGGATCAATGGTGATGCGTTGGCTCATGCTTTACCTCAGCCTGATGATGCGTATGTTCGCCTTTCAGCGCGGGCAGTACCGGCAGCAGGCGGATTAACAAGATGTAGGCGCAGACTTCAATAGCAACGAAGCCAATGGAAATCAGGATCTCCTGCGCTTTGGGAAAGTAGTGGTAGCCGTTGCCCGGATTGAACGCCAGCAGCGAGTAGCTCAGTCGCCACAGCGCCGCGCCGAACAGCATGCTGAGCGCGCTGACGAACAGCCAGCGGGCATCCTGACGGCAGCGTTTCAGCCGCAGCAACACCAGCGGCAGCAGCATCAGAGCGGCTTCGCACCAGAACATGGCGGCAAACCGATCGCCGGTAAACAACAGTGCGGTTTTCTGATGCCACACTATCTCGCCGAAACGCAGCACCACGAACAGCAGCACCAGCACGTGGGCCAGTCGGGTTAGCTTGTGAAACAGCGCCTGTTCATCCGGCCCGCGCCCTTTCAGCCCGGCCTGCACCATCGAACCTTCGAAAATCACGATCGAGAAGCCCATGATGAAGGCGGTCAACAGCGACAGCAGCGGCAACAGTTCATAGCTCTGCCACAGCGGATGCACCTTATAGCCGGCGGCGATCATCAACGACCCCATCGACGACTGGTGCATGGTGGGCAGCAACGCGCCCAGCGCAATGATGAAAAACATCACCTTGTTGAGCCGTTTCAGCGACACATGCCAACCGAAGCGTTCCAGCACCACCGGCGCGAACTCCAGCGCCATCACCCCGATGTAAATGGTCATGCATACCGCGGTTTCAAACAGCACCGAGTTGGTGTTGAAGTGGCCGGGAATGTAGAAGTACGGCAGGTTCCAGTAGCGCCCGACGTCAATGGTGATCGACAACCCGCCCAGCGAATAGCCGAACAGGCTGGCGAGCAGCGCCGGACGCACCAGCGGATGGTATTCACCGCGGTTGAACACGTACACCGCCCAGGCCAGCGCCCAGCCGCCGCAGGCGAAACCGGTGCCGACCAACAGGTCAAAGGCAATCCAGATGCCCCACGGGTAGCCGCCGTTCAGATCCGCTACCGAACCGATCCCCAGAAACAAGCGTTTTACGATCAGGATCGCGCAAATCGCCACCAGCGGAGCCAGCAGCATCACCGGCCAGCTCACCAGCCGCCCGCCCAACGGACTTGCTTTATGCGCCGTCATGAGGTTTCTCCTGTGAGTCGTGCGTCTCTTCCCGCTCAGCGCGGGTATTGCGATGCACCAGCACCGACAACCCGGCCAGCACCGCCAGCGGCAGCACCATCCCCTTGTACAGCGTGTGCTGAATATGTTCCGAACGCGCGCCGGTGGACAGCGAATCCAGCGTCGGCATCTCCAGGTTCTGGTACGGCACCCCGGCCAACACCAACACCTGCGTGCCGCCCGCTTCCTTCTCGCCATAGACATAGCGTTCATAGCTCGGCACGGTGTGCAGGTAAGTGTCTTTGCTACTCAACGTCTGGCGCGGATAGGCATATTCGTCGCCCGGCTTGAGCGCCAGCCGGCGTTTCGCCTCCTCCAGCAGTTGCTCGCGGGTGCCGTAAATCACCGCCCCGGTCGGACACACTTCCACGCACCCCGGCATGCCGCCGTTGTCGAGCCGTGCCAGTTCCGGTTGGTTGCACAGCTCGCATTTGTGGATCTTGCCGAGCGGGTTTTCATAGTCGTACTTCGGTACATTGAACGGGCAGGCCACCATGCAGTAACGGCAACCGGTACAGACGCTGGCGTCGTAATGCACCACGCCGGTTTTCGGGTCTTTCTTCAGTGCCGAAACCGGGCACACCGACACACAGTTAGGATCGACGCAGTGCATGCACTGTTTCTTGATGTAGGCGTAGCCGTCTTTCGCCTGATCTTTATTTTTGCCCTCGCCGCTGCGCCATACCTGAATGATGTTGTTGGTGTACGGGCTGAGCTTGTCGTTGTTGGACCAGGTCGCCGCGCCGCCGGCATAGACGGCGCTGTCCGGCTTGTGGTCCAGCTTGTTGAGCTGCTGGCATTTGCTCACGCACGCCTGACAACCCACGCACAGCGTGGAGTCGTACAGCATGCCGAGCGAACCGGGAATTGGCGGCCGGTTGGTGGCCGCCGCTTCAGTCGCCAGCGGCGTGCCCGCCAGCAACGCTCCGGCGGAAGCCAGCTTGAAAAAATTGCGTCTGTTCACGGCTTAACCCTCCCGGGATGCGTTGCCGGCGTCCTGCTGTTTTCGCTGGCGGCCCAGTTCACGCACCGCCATCAGGCTGACGCCCGCCACCGCCCCCAGCACCCCGCCGATAAGCCCCGTGGCCGTGGCGGAACTGTTGCCGCCTTCCGGGCTGGTGACGTCCGGTTTTTCAACCCGCGGCGTCGGGTTTTCCACGTTGGCTAGTTGGAAAATGCCCTTGGTGAACCCGATGCCCTGCTCGTTGCAGCCATAGCACGGGTGACCAATCCCCACCGGCCAGATACCGCCGCCCACGTCGCAGAATTCCAGCGTCGGGCAGTTGCCGTAGGTTTCCGGCCCCTTGCAACCCAGGTGATAGAGGCACCACCCTTGCCGGTGTCCTTCATCGCCAAACTCTTTGGCGAAACGGCCGGCGTCGAAATGCGGGCGACGCTCGCAGTTTTCGTGGATCAACCGGGCATAGGCGAAGGTAGGACGGTTCTGACTGTCGAGCGCCGGCGCGCGCTGATAGGTGATGATGTGCGCCACGGTCGCCAGGAAGTTGTGCGGGTTGGGCGGGCAACCGGGAATATTAATAACGGTTTTGCCCGGTAACACCGCCTGCAAGCTGACGGCGCCGGTCGGGTTGGAACCGCTGGCCGGCACCCCGCCCCAGGCGGAACAGGAACCGATGGCGACAATCGCCGCGGCATGTTCGGCGGCGGCGCGAATATGTTCGACAATCGGCTTGCCGGCCACCATGCAGTAAATACCGCCATCTTTCAGCGGGATGGAACCGTCCACCACCAGTACGTATTTACCTTTGTACTGCTCGATAGCGCGGTGTTTGTTTTCTTCCGCCTGCTCGCCAAACGCGGCGGAGAGGACTTCGTGATATTCCAGCGAGATAGTATTCAGCAGCAGATTTTCAATGGTCGGGTGGGTGGAGCGCAGCAGGGATTCGGTACACCCGGTGCATTCCTGCGCGCCAATCCAGATCACCGGCGGACGCTGGGGAGACGTCAGTGACTGGGCCATCTCTGCGGCGGCGGCTTCTTTCAACCCCATGGTGGCGGCAAGTGCTGCACATAGCTTCATAAAATCACGGCGATTGATGCCGTGATGGGAAAGCATCATATTTTCCCCATTCATTCTTTATTATTCTCCTGTAGCCAGGTCGAAGTAACACATTTCCGTGTCGGCATAGAATAATGAGGAGAATAACGTCACCGATTTGATCTCTATCAATCGGCCGGGGAATAACCATTTTATTTATGCGTCTTCTGTGAGGATCTCCGCGACATTTCTTTTTTAAAAGCCCGGCATGTCAGATTAAATGAGAAAATATCTCATGCGTAACAAACGGATAATTTTTTTGTGATCAACAATAGCTTAATCGATTTAACAGCAACTTATATCAGTTATAATTAAATTATTATCATATTGATTTTAAATAATTTTTTATATTTTTTACTTGAATGGACTTTATTTTCCCGTTGTTCGCTTGCATTCGCCATCCGTGTATCCGTCAATCCAGTTATTTTAGATATTTTACTTTTAAAAGTATAATTGCAGGATAATCTCTCTGTCTAAACAAAAGATAAAAGCGCAGACTGCGGTTGTTTTTTACACAGAATTATTTCCTCTTCGCCACGCCTGATTTCAGCCCACCGTCTTGTTAACCTTTCAGGCAATAAAAAAGCAGCCGACAAGCGGCTGCTTTGCTGCAAAAGGTGGAAAGGTGGAAAGGTGGAACGTTATTGGATGCCGCGGCTGCGCAGATAATCTTCGTAGTTGCCGCTGAAATCGCTCACTTTACCCGGGGTGATTTCCACAATGCGGGTCGCCAGCGAACTGACGAATTCACGGTCGTGAGACACGAACAGCAGCGTGCCCTGATACAACTCCAGCGCCATGTTCAGCGATTCAATAGATTCCATATCCAGGTGGTTGGTCGGCTCGTCCATCACCAGAACGTTCGGTTTTTCCATCATCAGTTTACCGAACAGCATCCGCCCTTTTTCGCCCCCGGACAGCACCTTGACCTTCTTGCGGATATCGTCCTGAGAAAACAGCAGGCGCCCCAGCACGCTGCGCACCGCCTGCTCGTCGTCGTTCTCCTGCTTCCACTGACTCATCCAGTCAAACACGGTGAGATCGCCGTCAAATTCGTACTCGTGATCCTGCGCGTAGTAACCGATACGGGCGTTTTCCGACCATTTGGCCGTTCCGGATTCCGGCGCCAGCTCACCGACCAGTGTTTTCAGCAGGGTGGATTTGCCGATCCCGTTATTACCGAGAATCGCCACTTTTTCCCCCACTTCCACCAGCATTTTCATCTGGCTGAACAACGGGCCGTTATCAAAGCCTTTGGTCAGCCCGTCGATTTCCAGCGCGTTACGGAACAGTTTCTTGTCCTGCTCGAAGCGGATGAACGGGTTCTGACGGCTGGATGCTTTCACTTCTTCCAGTTGGATTTTCTCTATCTGACGGGCGCGGGACGTCGCCTGCCGCGATTTGGACGCATTGGCGCTAAAACGGCTGACAAACGACTGCAGTTCGGCAATCTGCGCCTTCTTCTTGGCGTTGTCCGCCAGCAGGCGCTCACGCGACTGCGTCGCCGCCGTCATGTACTCGTCGTAGTTGCCGGGATAGATGCGCAATTCGCCGTAATCCAGATCCGCCATATGAGTGCAGACCATGTTAAGGAAGTGACGGTCATGGGAAATGATGATCATGGTGCTGTTGCGCTCGTTCAGCACCTGCTCCAGCCAGCGGATGGTATCAATGTCCAAGTTGTTGGTCGGTTCGTCCAACAGCAGAATATCCGGATTGGAAAACAGCGCCTGCGCCAGCAGTACACGCAGTTTCCAGCCTGGCGCCACTTCGCTCATCGGCCCGTAATGCTGCTCCAGCGGAATCCCCACGCCCAGCAGCAGTTCGCCGGCGCGCGATTCGGCGCTGTAGCCATCCATTTCGCCGTATTTGACTTCCAGATCCGCAACCCGATAGCCATCTTCTTCGCTCATTTCGCCCAGCGCATAAATACGGTCGCGCTCTTCTTTAACTTCCCACAGTTCGGCGTGCCCCATGATCACCGTATCCAGCACGCTGTATTGCTCAAATGCGAACTGATCCTGACGCAGTTTGCCGATTCGCTCGTTCGGGTCGAGGGCGACATTGCCTGCGCTCGGCGCCAGATCGCCGCCGAGGATCTTCATAAATGTGGATTTGCCGCAGCCGTTCGCGCCGATCAATCCATAGCGGTTACCGCCGCCAAATTTGACAGAAATGTTTTCAAACAATGGCTTACTGCCGAATTGCATCGTAATATTATTGGTTACCAGCACAGCACTTACTCGATTCGGAATGTGATTTGGCGCGCATTATGCCATAAGCGAGACACAGAATCCCGGCGATTATCGGACGTTTTTTAATCAAATACGGATTTATCCCCGCCGTCACGGCGTCGCCGTGCGACCACGTCTGACGACAGACACGACAACATCTTGTTAACCGTACATAATGCGCATTGCTCCCGATCGCAGAAGGAAAGATCAGATGCCGTCACCACGCCGTTTTAAACAGGTCGATGTATTCAGCCCTCATCCCGCCAAAGGCAATCCGCTGGCCGTCATTCTCGACGCCGACGGCCTCAGCGATGAACAGATGCAGGCTATTGCCCGCTGGACTAATTTGTCGGAAACCACCTTTGTGCTGCCGCCGGACAACCCGCTGGCTGATTATCGGGTGCGTATATTCACCCCGTCGGGCGAACTACCGTTCGCCGGGCACCCGACGCTGGGAACCGCGCACGCGCTGCTGGAAGCCGGCCTGACGCCGCATGTGCCGCATCAGGTGATCCAGCAATGCGGCGTCGGACTGGTGCCGGTGGCTATCGGCGGCGACGGCCAGCTGGCGTTTCGCGCGCCGGACGTCACCATGACCGAGCTCGACCCGCAGTATGACGCGTTGCTCGACAGCGCCATCGGCAGCCATCTGCGTCATCCGAGCCATCGCCCCGTCAACGTGCAGATGGGCATCCGCTGGCTGACGGTGCGGATGGAAAGCGCGCGCGCCTGTCTGGACGTGCGCCCGGACGCCGCGCATCTGCAACGATTGCAGCAACTCGGCCAGACCGACGGCGTAGCGATTTACGGCCCGCACGACAACGCCAGCCCCGCCGATTATGAAGTCCGGGCCTTCTTCGTCATGAACGATGCCGTGGTGGAAGACCCGGTAACCGGCAGCGCCAACGCCTGTATTGCCAGAGTGATTCAGCACAGCCCGTTGCCGGAACAGGCGGATCACACCCTGGGTTACCGGGTACGTCAGGGCACCATGTTGTACCGGGACGGCCGGGTCAATGTTTCCTACATTGACGGCCAGCCGTGGATTGGCGGCCACAGCAACACCTTGATTGATGGGCATATTACCCTCTAACGTACACCGCGGCCCGTTACTTCACCAGCAATGCCGTTGCCTTCAAAATAATGTGACTTTCATCACGAAAAAGTTGAAATAGCGTTTCTTATCCATTATTATCAAAACCGTGACGAACATCACACAAAACAGCAGTAACGATCACAACATCAACGACGATAATGGAGACACCACATGAACACATTCATCAATTTCTTCAAAAAACTGGGCGACATCTACGTAAGCTACTGCGAACGTATCGGTTCCGTTATTAGCCCGTTTTAACATGAACGCCGCAGACTAAAAGCCGCCACTCTCATTCAGGCGGCTTTAGTTTTTTCACTCCCTTCCGACAAACACCCTGCAGTCTTCTTCAGTTCCGTATCTGATCCCTGATCACTTGGTTGGCGCGGTTTGGCCTTTTTGCGCTTGTGATAGCACAATTTCGACGTTTTCCATCATCCCCTGATCTTCATGGTCCAGAATGTGGCAATGCAGTACAAACTCACCGATATAACGCTGATAACGGGTTCTCAGCAGGACGCGGTAATAGTTTTGCGGCGTACCGGTTAGTTGGCCGGGCAATAGCTTGGTTTTGACGAAAATGGTGTCTTTCCACTGCCCTTTCAAGCCGGCAAACTGGCTGTCGCCATCGGCTTCCGTGACGCCGGGCAAACTGACATCACGCCCCTGCGGGTCATAAATCGCGACAATCTGGAACGGATTCACATGGATATGAAATGGATGGCTAACGCTGTACGAACGCAGTTCCCACTCCTGCGACGCCCATAACGGCAACGTCATATCAATGCGTTTAGGGTCATAAGCCCGTATCTGTTTCGGCAACCACACACCATTAACTTTTTCGACGCCAAAATCGTGACCAATAGCAAAGACATCTTTTTTATTCGGCTGCGTGCCGCCGGCAAAAAAGACGATTTTCTGTTTTGGCTGACCGGCAATCTCTTCATCGCTCACATCCCTGGTATGCGGCGCGAACCGAGTGAGATAGATCTGGTTATCGTCACGGTTCAGGTCATGAATAATCTCCTGCCGAACCGCCTCCGGCATCAGCTTCTGCGCCGAATAGGTCAGCTTCCGCCGTAAGGTCGGTACAAAATCCTGCACCGCAATGCTGTCCGGGCCGGATACGGAAACAAACCCCAACAAACTGTTGCCCTGATCCTTGCCGCTAATGCTACCCGTCATGGATTGCGGTGGCTGGATCATGCAATATCCCCCCGCCTGTGGAAACATCGTCAGCAGGTCATAACGGTACCCCGGTTGTAACGTTACCTTATCCGCCGTCAGCGAGTGGGACATGGTTAGCCCATCGGCAGCGACCACCTGGAAAGGTACCTTTTCACCGGAACAGAGTTCGTTAATCAACGCCCCTACGTCCTGACGGCGTAAATTGCCCAGATACGCCTTGCGATGCAATTCGTTGAGACTCCGGCCCGGTTTTATCTTACGGAATTCCAGATTGATGGTTTCCCGCACACCGGCGTGAATCAGCCGCCAGCGTTCTACCTGCCCGGCGGTAGCTTTAAAGGTCGGCAGCACCACACCGTTGATGCTGGTCCAACGATCGGATGCCTGCCAGGTGCCGGGGCCGAACTGATCGTAATCTTCAATCACGCCGGTTTCATTCGGGCGACATTCCCAGTTGATATTGCCCTGCTTGTCCCGTTTCAGCTTCCCATCCTTCCCCAGACAAGCGTACTGAATCTGCTGAAACAATACCGTGTGCTCGGGAAATGGCTGCTGACTGTCGGGGTCGATCAGCAGCGTATCCAGATCGCCATTCGACGCTTCGGCGGGTTTGCGGTTGCCGTGGACGATAAGTGCCCCCGCCATACCGCTGGAAACCTGCAACGCGGTGGAACCGTGTCGGTGCGTGTGATACCAGAAAGTGCCGGCCGGAATATCCTGCGAGAAATTGTACTGGTATTCGAAACTGTTGCCCGGATTCACCGACAACAGCACATTGTCGCTGTTGCCTGTCGGGCTGATCCAAGCGCCGTGGGCATGCAGGTTGGTGCCATTAAAGCAGTGAGGCGAGTCGAACAACTTCGGCGATGAGCGCGAATCGCCTGAAACCGGTTGTGCCATACTGGTATGGGGATGGGCAGACGTTCCATTATTCATCTGATGCGGCTGGCAACTGCTATCCACCGGCAAATTGTTCTTAAGCAGAATACGTACCGTATCGCCGGGCATGACATCAATTTGCGGCGCCACAAACGGCGCCCCGATAACCGGTTGCCGGTCCGTACTGCCGGTGTATCCCCGTAAATGCACCTTCTGAAAATGGTTTTGCGACGGATCATAAATTTTCCCGTCCACATATCCGACATCCAGTTCATAATATTTCTCTCTGTTTCCCTCCTGCACCCCACTAAAATGGTTCTGCAATAGCGACCTAACTAGTCGCTGCAAGTGCGGCGGATTTTCGAATAGAAAAGCGGCCTCTTTATTTTCGCCCTGCGTACTCCCATTTTCTGCCGACGGGCCATCGGCGTGGCTATCAAATACCACGAATGTCAGCAGGAAAATAAAAACATCCCGGAATGTCATTCTGTATCCAACCTTATCATATGTTGCCATTTCATCATCCCCTTGATCTGACTCAATTCATTATTTATTGAATTTAATAGATAAAATTACAAATCTTCTTTATTACCCCGACCTATTACAGAAGGAGTGTAAATAAAAAAAGATCTTGTCATTATTTCCTGACTGGAAACGTCTGGGGGAAAGTAAATAACACCTTCATTCCGGGCAATCAGATATTTTCCTAAAACCGACCAAGACACTGTATCGATATTTTTCCGTACAGAATGCAATCCGATAACTGATTAAAAAGCAGAGGAATTAAGAAACAAAGGCAGGACGTGAAAACAGAACCGCGGGGGATGAGAGCGATCAAACCGTAATAATAAAAAAGCCGCGATAGTTCGCGGCTTTGCACGGTATTAAGGAGGGATTACATCAGTGGTTGCGCCAGTTGCACCAGCGAAATCAGCGGCTGCGGGTAAAGACCCAGCAGCAGCACCAACACCGACGAAATCAGTACCACAACGCCGCCTGCGGTCAACGCCCAGTTATTCGGCGTATCGCGGTTCAGGGTTTGCGGCGCGCTCAAATACAAACTTATCAAGACGCGCAGGTAGTAATACAAACCGATGGCGCTCCCCACCACCACTGCTGCGCTCAGCCACCACAGGCGGGCGTTCACGCCTACCGCCAGCACGTAGAATTTGCCGAAGAAGCCCAGCGTCATCGGAATACCCGCCAGCGACAGCATCATCACCGTCATCACCGCAGACAAAATCGGCTTATGCCAGAACAGACCGCGGTAGGAGAACAGCGAATCCGCATCCGGCCCCCGATACGGGCTGGACATCAAGCTGACCACGCCAAACGCGCCCAGGCTGCTGAACAGGTAACCGGCCAGATACACGCCGATGGTTTCCAGCGCCAATTGCTGAGTCTGCACCGCAATCAACGCTACCAGCAGGTAACCCAGATGCGCGATGGATGAATACCCCAGCAAGCGCTTGATGTTGCTCTGCGCCACCGCCATCAGGTTACCGAACAGGATCGACGCGAAAGCGATCACGCCAAGCGTAGTGCGTACCGATTCGGTGTCCACCAGCGGTGCGTACAGGAACAAACGCATCACGGCGCCGAAGATGGCTATCTTGCTGGCGGTCGCCAGGAAGGTGGAAACCGGCGCCGGCGCCCCCTGATACACATCCGGCGTCCACAGGTGGAACGGCACCAGCGACAGTTTGAAGCCCAGCCCGACCAGCATCATACCCAGACCGGCCAGCAGCAACGGCGCGTGCAACTGGTGGTCGTTCAGGCTCTTGCCGAGGCTGACAAAGCTCAGGCTGCCGGAATCGGCATACACCAGCGCCATGCCGAACAACAGGAACGAGGACGCAGCGGCGGACAGCAGCATGTATTTGATGGCTGCTTCCAGCGAACGTTTCTGGCGGAAGGCATAACCCACCATACCGAACAGCG is from Dickeya dianthicola NCPPB 453 and encodes:
- a CDS encoding PhzF family phenazine biosynthesis protein, which codes for MPSPRRFKQVDVFSPHPAKGNPLAVILDADGLSDEQMQAIARWTNLSETTFVLPPDNPLADYRVRIFTPSGELPFAGHPTLGTAHALLEAGLTPHVPHQVIQQCGVGLVPVAIGGDGQLAFRAPDVTMTELDPQYDALLDSAIGSHLRHPSHRPVNVQMGIRWLTVRMESARACLDVRPDAAHLQRLQQLGQTDGVAIYGPHDNASPADYEVRAFFVMNDAVVEDPVTGSANACIARVIQHSPLPEQADHTLGYRVRQGTMLYRDGRVNVSYIDGQPWIGGHSNTLIDGHITL
- the hybA gene encoding hydrogenase 2 operon protein HybA, whose protein sequence is MNRRNFFKLASAGALLAGTPLATEAAATNRPPIPGSLGMLYDSTLCVGCQACVSKCQQLNKLDHKPDSAVYAGGAATWSNNDKLSPYTNNIIQVWRSGEGKNKDQAKDGYAYIKKQCMHCVDPNCVSVCPVSALKKDPKTGVVHYDASVCTGCRYCMVACPFNVPKYDYENPLGKIHKCELCNQPELARLDNGGMPGCVEVCPTGAVIYGTREQLLEEAKRRLALKPGDEYAYPRQTLSSKDTYLHTVPSYERYVYGEKEAGGTQVLVLAGVPYQNLEMPTLDSLSTGARSEHIQHTLYKGMVLPLAVLAGLSVLVHRNTRAEREETHDSQEKPHDGA
- the nuoN gene encoding NADH-quinone oxidoreductase subunit NuoN is translated as MTITPQQLIAISPLLIVGLTVVVVMLCIAWRRNHFVNATLTVIGLNIALLSLYLVGQVGPTDVTPLIRVDGFSMFYTGLVLAASLATSTFAYPWLEGYPDNKDEFYLLVLIATLGGILLASANHLAAFFIGIELISLPLFGMVGYAFRQKRSLEAAIKYMLLSAAASSFLLFGMALVYADSGSLSFVSLGKSLNDHQLHAPLLLAGLGMMLVGLGFKLSLVPFHLWTPDVYQGAPAPVSTFLATASKIAIFGAVMRLFLYAPLVDTESVRTTLGVIAFASILFGNLMAVAQSNIKRLLGYSSIAHLGYLLVALIAVQTQQLALETIGVYLAGYLFSSLGAFGVVSLMSSPYRGPDADSLFSYRGLFWHKPILSAVMTVMMLSLAGIPMTLGFFGKFYVLAVGVNARLWWLSAAVVVGSAIGLYYYLRVLISLYLSAPQTLNRDTPNNWALTAGGVVVLISSVLVLLLGLYPQPLISLVQLAQPLM
- a CDS encoding ABC-F family ATPase: MLVTNNITMQFGSKPLFENISVKFGGGNRYGLIGANGCGKSTFMKILGGDLAPSAGNVALDPNERIGKLRQDQFAFEQYSVLDTVIMGHAELWEVKEERDRIYALGEMSEEDGYRVADLEVKYGEMDGYSAESRAGELLLGVGIPLEQHYGPMSEVAPGWKLRVLLAQALFSNPDILLLDEPTNNLDIDTIRWLEQVLNERNSTMIIISHDRHFLNMVCTHMADLDYGELRIYPGNYDEYMTAATQSRERLLADNAKKKAQIAELQSFVSRFSANASKSRQATSRARQIEKIQLEEVKASSRQNPFIRFEQDKKLFRNALEIDGLTKGFDNGPLFSQMKMLVEVGEKVAILGNNGIGKSTLLKTLVGELAPESGTAKWSENARIGYYAQDHEYEFDGDLTVFDWMSQWKQENDDEQAVRSVLGRLLFSQDDIRKKVKVLSGGEKGRMLFGKLMMEKPNVLVMDEPTNHLDMESIESLNMALELYQGTLLFVSHDREFVSSLATRIVEITPGKVSDFSGNYEDYLRSRGIQ
- the hybB gene encoding Ni/Fe-hydrogenase cytochrome b subunit yields the protein MTAHKASPLGGRLVSWPVMLLAPLVAICAILIVKRLFLGIGSVADLNGGYPWGIWIAFDLLVGTGFACGGWALAWAVYVFNRGEYHPLVRPALLASLFGYSLGGLSITIDVGRYWNLPYFYIPGHFNTNSVLFETAVCMTIYIGVMALEFAPVVLERFGWHVSLKRLNKVMFFIIALGALLPTMHQSSMGSLMIAAGYKVHPLWQSYELLPLLSLLTAFIMGFSIVIFEGSMVQAGLKGRGPDEQALFHKLTRLAHVLVLLFVVLRFGEIVWHQKTALLFTGDRFAAMFWCEAALMLLPLVLLRLKRCRQDARWLFVSALSMLFGAALWRLSYSLLAFNPGNGYHYFPKAQEILISIGFVAIEVCAYILLIRLLPVLPALKGEHTHHQAEVKHEPTHHH
- a CDS encoding multicopper oxidase family protein; protein product: MDGKIYDPSQNHFQKVHLRGYTGSTDRQPVIGAPFVAPQIDVMPGDTVRILLKNNLPVDSSCQPHQMNNGTSAHPHTSMAQPVSGDSRSSPKLFDSPHCFNGTNLHAHGAWISPTGNSDNVLLSVNPGNSFEYQYNFSQDIPAGTFWYHTHRHGSTALQVSSGMAGALIVHGNRKPAEASNGDLDTLLIDPDSQQPFPEHTVLFQQIQYACLGKDGKLKRDKQGNINWECRPNETGVIEDYDQFGPGTWQASDRWTSINGVVLPTFKATAGQVERWRLIHAGVRETINLEFRKIKPGRSLNELHRKAYLGNLRRQDVGALINELCSGEKVPFQVVAADGLTMSHSLTADKVTLQPGYRYDLLTMFPQAGGYCMIQPPQSMTGSISGKDQGNSLLGFVSVSGPDSIAVQDFVPTLRRKLTYSAQKLMPEAVRQEIIHDLNRDDNQIYLTRFAPHTRDVSDEEIAGQPKQKIVFFAGGTQPNKKDVFAIGHDFGVEKVNGVWLPKQIRAYDPKRIDMTLPLWASQEWELRSYSVSHPFHIHVNPFQIVAIYDPQGRDVSLPGVTEADGDSQFAGLKGQWKDTIFVKTKLLPGQLTGTPQNYYRVLLRTRYQRYIGEFVLHCHILDHEDQGMMENVEIVLSQAQKGQTAPTK
- the hybO gene encoding hydrogenase 2 small subunit, encoding MNGENMMLSHHGINRRDFMKLCAALAATMGLKEAAAAEMAQSLTSPQRPPVIWIGAQECTGCTESLLRSTHPTIENLLLNTISLEYHEVLSAAFGEQAEENKHRAIEQYKGKYVLVVDGSIPLKDGGIYCMVAGKPIVEHIRAAAEHAAAIVAIGSCSAWGGVPASGSNPTGAVSLQAVLPGKTVINIPGCPPNPHNFLATVAHIITYQRAPALDSQNRPTFAYARLIHENCERRPHFDAGRFAKEFGDEGHRQGWCLYHLGCKGPETYGNCPTLEFCDVGGGIWPVGIGHPCYGCNEQGIGFTKGIFQLANVENPTPRVEKPDVTSPEGGNSSATATGLIGGVLGAVAGVSLMAVRELGRQRKQQDAGNASREG